One Glycine max cultivar Williams 82 chromosome 6, Glycine_max_v4.0, whole genome shotgun sequence DNA segment encodes these proteins:
- the LOC100777830 gene encoding polyadenylate-binding protein RBP47C' — protein MQPTSNGSDSQATEQRTPPPQWMPMQYPAAAMVMQHHMMPPQHYAPPPPQPYMAYHHYQQQLPHALHAHHQGSSAENKTVWVGDLHHWMDENYLHRCFASNGEISSIKVIRNKQTGLSEGYGFVEFYSHGTAEKVLQNYAGILMPNTEQPFRLNWATFGTGDKRSDNVPDLSIFVGDLAADVTDSMLHETFSNRYPSVKAAKVVFDANTGRSKGYGFVRFGDDDERSQAMTEMNGVYCSSRPMRIGAATPRKTSGYQQGSQSNGISSQSEADSTNTTIFVGGLDSNVTAEDLKQPFSQYGEIVSVKIPVGKGCGFVCASNRNNAEEALQKLNGTTIGKQMVRLSWGRNPANKQFRADFGNAWSGAYYGGPVYDGYGYALPPSHDPSIYAAAYGAYPIYGGHQQQVS, from the exons ATGCAACCAACATCCAACGGCTCTGATTCGCAAGCGACGGAGCAGCGGACGCCGCCGCCCCAGTGGATGCCGATGCAGTACCCGGCAGCGGCGATGGTAATGCAGCACCACATGATGCCGCCTCAACATTACGCTCCTCCGCCGCCGCAGCCCTACATGGCCTACCACCACTACCAACAACAGCTGCCGCACGCCCTGCACGCGCACCATCAGGGATCCAGTGCCGAGAACAAGACCGTTTGGGTCGGCGATTTGCATCATTGGATGGACGAAAATTATCTCCACCGCTGTTTCGCTTCCAACGGCGAG ATTTCCTCAATTAAGGTTATTCGCAATAAGCAGACTGGTCTATCAGAGGGTTATGGATTTGTGGAATTCTATTCACATGGCACAGCTGAGAAAGTTTTGCAGAATTATGCTGGGATATTGATGCCTAACACAGAGCAACCTTTCCGCCTTAACTGGGCAACATTTGGCACAGGAGACAAGCGTTCAGATAATGTTCCTGATCTTTCTATTTTTGTAGGAGATTTAGCTGCTGATGTTACAGATAGCATGTTGCATGaaacattttctaatagatACCCATCTGTTAAAGCTGCAAAAGTTGTTTTTGATGCCAATACTGGCCGTTCAAAGGGTTATGGTTTCGTCAGGTTTGGAGATGATGATGAGAGGTCTCAGGCTATGACTGAAATGAATGGTGTTTACTGTTCTAGCAGGCCTATGCGTATTGGTGCTGCAACTCCTAGGAAGACATCTGGCTACCAACAAG GAAGTCAGTCAAATGGCATATCCAGCCAATCTGAAGCTGATTCTACAAACACAACT ATATTTGTCGGAGGACTTGACTCTAATGTTACAGCTGAAGATCTTAAGCAACCATTCTCCCAGTATGGTGAGATAGTCTCTGTTAAAATACCTGTTGGAAAAGGATGTGGTT TTGTCTGTGCTTCGAA CAGAAATAATGCTGAAGAGGCATTGCAGAAGCTAAATGGGACAACGATTGGCAAACAAATGGTTCGTCTTTCATGGGGCCGCAATCCAGCAAATAAGCAG TTTAGAGCAGATTTCGGCAATGCTTGGAGTGGGGCGTATTATGGAGGGCCTGTTTATGATGGTTATGGATATGCTTTGCCACCATCTCACGACCCAAGCATATATGCTGCTGCTTATGGGGCTTACCCTATTTATGGAGGACACCAACAGCAAGTAAGCTGA
- the LOC100527693 gene encoding uncharacterized protein LOC100527693 precursor: MANSKLGFNFMVSAIFLSLMTFHGTFSVQGRPLKMEIKEQVTTHENIIDEIAKAAEYTATWHRHTLEFEDTKNPQYDGVTNDFQPTDPGHSPGAGHSSPHANIVSISKP, from the coding sequence ATGGCCAATTCGAAGCTTGGGTTCAACTTCATGGTCAGtgctatttttctttccttaatgACTTTTCATGGAACCTTTTCAGTTCAGGGAAGGCCACTGAAAATGGAGATCAAGGAGCAAGTCACAACCCACGAAAACATTATCGATGAAATAGCTAAAGCGGCAGAATATACTGCCACGTGGCACCGTCACACCTTAGAATTCGAAGACACCAAGAATCCACAATATGACGGCGTTACAAACGATTTCCAACCAACGGATCCAGGGCACAGTCCCGGTGCCGGCCATTCCTCCCCACACGCCAACATAGTTTCAATTTCAAAGCCATAA
- the LOC100783909 gene encoding patatin-like protein 2 codes for MERTLSSLLQIQPPTYGNLVTILSIDGGGIRGIIPATILAFLEAQLQELDGEDARLADYFDVIAGTSTGGIVTAMLSAPNDNQRPLFAAKDIKPFYLEHCPKIFPQHSGLWGSVGKLLGSLGGPKYDGKYLKEVVREKLGQTRLHETLTNIVIPTFDIKTLQPIIFSSYQIKRSPCLDARLSDICISTSAAPTYLPAYHFKNQDSQGNTHEFNLIDGGVCANNPTLVAMNQVTKQIINENPDFFSIKPMEYGRFLIISLGTGTPKNEQKFNAQMAAKWGLLDWLTNSGSTPLIDVFTQSSADMVDFHLATVTQALHSENNYLRIQDDTLTGTDSSVDIATKENLEKLSQIGERLLKKPVSQINLEDGLFESVGNGETNENALKRFAKILSQERRLRESKSPHTKKVPSYFAREF; via the exons ATGGAGAGAACATTGTCATCCCTTCTACAGATTCAGCCTCCAACCTATGGAAATTTAGTCACTATTCTCAGCATCGACGGAGGTGGTATCAGGGGCATTATCCCCGCAACTATTCTTGCTTTCCTTGAAGCCCAACTTCAG GAGTTGGACGGTGAGGATGCAAGGCTTGCAGACTATTTTGATGTGATTGCTGGAACAAGCACAGGTGGTATTGTAACAGCTATGCTAAGTGCTCCAAATGATAATCAGCGTCCTCTATTTGCAGCCAAGGATATCAAGCCCTTTTACTTGGAACATTGCCCAAAGATTTTCCCACAACACAG TGGCTTGTGGGGATCGGTAGGAAAGTTGCTGGGATCGTTGGGAGGACCAAAATACGATGGAAAATACCTTAAAGAAGTGGTGAGAGAGAAACTAGGGCAGACACGTTTGCATGAAACGCTGACGAATATAGTGATTCCCACGTTTGACATAAAGACATTGCAACCAATCATTTTCTCCTCTTACCAAATCAAGAGGTCTCCTTGCTTGGATGCTCGACTCTCTGACATATGCATCAGCACTTCTGCCGCACCTACTTATCTTCCAGCCTACCACTTCAAGAACCAAGATTCACAAGGAAACACGCACGAATTCAACCTTATTGATGGTGGCGTTTGTGCTAATAATCCG ACTTTAGTGGCGATGAATCAAGTAACAAAGCagataattaatgaaaatcCGGACTTCTTTTCCATCAAGCCAATGGAATATGGTCGTTTCCTGataatctctctaggcactggAACCCCTAAGAATGAACAGAAATTCAATGCACAAATGGCAGCAAAATGGGGTCTGTTGGATTGGTTAACCAATTCTGGTTCTACTCCCTTAATCGATGTGTTTACTCAGTCCAGCGCAGATATGGTTGATTTTCATCTTGCTACCGTCACTCAAGCACTGCATTCAGAAAATAATTACCTTCGGATACAG GATGATACATTGACCGGTACAGACTCTTCAGTTGATATTGCCACAAAAGAGAATTTGGAAAAACTTAGCCAAATTGGTGAGAGGTTGTTGAAGAAACCAGTATCTCAGATCAATTTGGAGGATGGTCTGTTTGAATCGGTAGGAAATGGGGAGACCAATGAAAATGCTCTCAAAAG